In Rhodamnia argentea isolate NSW1041297 chromosome 1, ASM2092103v1, whole genome shotgun sequence, the genomic window ACTCTCATAGTAGGAGCATCTTCTCCACTCCTGTAATGAAAAGTATCATTAGTCTCCAGGTACCCAATTCTTGTTACCTTCGATTTTGTCAGCAGCACATATTGATCCAACCTCTAACATCATGATTTCGAACCGATATAAAAGAACAAAGAATATGGATATAGGATCGACTTGTCACGACTTACAAAGGGTTAAAAGCGACATCTTTACTTCCTCGCCAAACTTAGACAACGTTACccaaatttttgcaaaaaatacagAATACGCATCTCAATCCTAGAATCCAGCTCACTCGGCTATAAAGAGGTCGTGTTCTATGTTGCTTACAGCATAGTCCTAGGCATTAAATCAATCACGAAGAGCGTAGCAGCTCAAAATCGGGCGGCACGGCTACAATCGACTTAAAAAGATCGTGGAAATGGAGATTATAGAAAGCCGATGCCCGAGTACGAGCAAGCGTGAGCTCTGTATTGGCGTCTTCCAAAGGGAGTGTTCTGCTGAAGACGATGTCATGAATTTGCGAGTCGTGATTTCCTACGAAGAAGTATGGACGACACAAGGTCGACGGGAAGTTGATTAACAACAAGAAGGCTTAAGTTTTCGATTTAAATCTGAGTAACTTGGAGATATTTCCCAAAGGGGACAGATTGATTGGGGGACACTGTTGAGGACATTGACGCGTAAAGTGTTTCTGATGAACTTCTAGAACATTTGGGTAAGCAGAAACATTAAAGGTTATTCTAAAATTCGACATAACTTTTGGTCAAGCAAGTTATGCGGCACGTAATTCATTCGAGGTTATCTTTGATCTCAGTATCCCTCATTTTTATGGGTGTTGGAGCTATAATCTATTTTAGTCATATTTTTAACATTCGTCGGTATTTGAATTTTAGCTATTTATTTCCGATATAAGATAATTTACGAAACTTCTATATTTGAGGAGTTTATGATTGTTATTTTAATATTAGAAGACAACTCTTTGACATCTTAATCAGGAAAATGATTGCGAGAGAGATTTCCCGAAATTCGCACCTCAATTTTGTTGTCCACGGTTTTTGTTATCGAGTTCACGGCGTCATGCCCGGGCTCCGTCGGTTATCCTCGATGATATGATGAGGAACTAATCTAGTGAAGATTGGTTAGACAAATCGAAGATTTTGAAAATCTCAGTCATCAACTCACATCTAAAAAGAATCCAATTACTAATTCGAATGGTAAGCGTGTTTATCTTTCTCGTTCAATGTGCATATTCGAATCACcgtatttggaaaattttcctaaGACCATTCTTGGGAGCACGTATATGTCTGCCTTTGCTAATTATCATGTGTGTGAGAATGAATGATATTATCCATACATTAAGCAGGGATTAGTAAGGTACTTAGGAAGTCTCGGATACCATCGTTACGATGaggaaaaatcttcaaaaagtggAAAGAAAAACCGAAACAAGTGCGACCCACGCGCTGACGACTTTTCTGTTGAAGAGCGCGCGTCCGGGCACGCGAAGCCGCGAGAGTACGGGCGAACGACAGTACGCCTCCGGGGGTTACGGAGGGCGGAGATGAGATCGGCAAGCCACGTGGCGCTTCCGCATTGGTCTGTTAGATTGAGATACCCAACCGGCTGGGGAGATGGAGAAACTCGACACCCAGCTTTGAGTAAAGAGAGACGGCCGAATACCCGTGAGGTGGGGCCCCGTCCCAGCAGGAAAAGGGAATGCTCCTCAGCGACTTCCCCCGAGCCTCAGGTCCGGGCCCCCTCCGAACcgcggaatttgaaattttcgaaCGTTAAAGCCCCGCATGGGTTCATCCCCTGGCCCAACAGTCGGCAGTTACACCCTTTTGAGTTTCTTATCCCCGTCTTGAGCTCGACCCTTTcacctactctctctctctcaagcaagATAGATATGAGGATTTGCCCTTTTCTTGGAATCCATCCCCATCTAAGTTTGATGGGAAATCTTGATTACAACCGTTAATTACATACTAAACATGGGCtaatataattaaaagaaaaatcaaaggacACTAAGGAGATTGTAGTACCATAAGTGTTCTATCATGTCGGTAAAACTCCTTTCATGTCATGTGTAGTGagtttttgttcttcttgtctATGAAAACTGTTACATTCGATATTACTCGAAGTACATTTCTAGTTGCCCAGATTGCTATGCCGATGTCGACACTCCGGTGCTCGTTGATGACTAAATGACGCGAAAGGGAATATGCGTAATAGCATGAATTCGATGTATCGAACAGTTGTGCCAATTTTAATTTTCGAGATGCTGGACTTACCTTAAGAACAATCATACTATAATAGGCTCGTTATTTTTATAGCGATCATCTTTGTACTGACTTCAACAATAGTTGGATTATCTAGTTTTgcaaagagagaaagatgatAACTCATTTCGGAAGAATGATTTCTTCCTATTATGACATGGAAACGTATGGCtgagtcaaaatgtaaatcccGCCTTGCATGCGTGGTGAGCAGTTTCAAGTGGAATTTGTAACCTACCCATCGGAACTTGCTCCGTGTTATTTGGAACCCGAAGTCTACCTTTCATACCTTGGAGCCTGAAACATTCCCGTCACTGATTCCAAAGTCGATTATAGGTTATACCCATGTTCTATCTATactcttaattgaacgattacgGTGAATTATCTTTTCTAATAACCATCATTTACTACTACAATTCCCTAACCACAACTCTTTTTAAGACATACGAAGAATATGagatattaacaaagtaaaaagtcTCCAtcaaccttaccaaaaaaaaaaaaatgtctccaTCATGGATTGTCAAAAATGAAAACTCGAACTAATGATTTCGGATTACGCACTCATCATCGACATCATGGAATACCGCAAGATCACGTTaaaatataaaacaagaaaaacacaaaaacttgttccaTTTCACCTCTTGGAACTTAGAACCTACTCGTTGAAATAAattccctaatttttgaaacccgaaacctaccatgcaAACCCTAGAACTTAGAAGCTATCCTGTTTCCGCAAGTTCGGTTCTCCAAGAATCGGCTCACcgtggaaccatgctcacccccaATGCGTATGTATAACATTGCCTCAAAGCAATTCATCGTATCATTTTGAATAATAGAATATAATTAGGATACTGCGTGCAATTAATTAAGAGAACTTTGAGGGAAGGCCTAGTTATTATTGATCCGGTGAATTTACTAATGCTATTTGTCGTACATAGATGTAATATACGAATTACATCTTTGGATAAGTGGAGAAACTATCTAATTGTACGGATGCCGGTTCGGTCTTAAACTTCTCAAATTGTAAATTTAGTCTTAACCTTTgagcgaaatttcaatgtagtcctttcgatTAATTTTTACAAGAAACCGTTGATGTGACGGCATATTAAGTAGGACGACCGGCGCTGACGGAAAATCGTCTTGTCATCAATATCTGatgaaaattgattggaatgactacattggggATTCCATTCTAATGTTCATCACTAAATTagtgaaattgaaaagtttacgactgaattgatataTTCAAAAGCGATTGAGTAACTTTCCCTTGGATAAGTAGAGTCATATTGTGGGAAGTATGGATTGCATCCTTAATTTCCATGTTCAAGTCCAATGTAAGCTAGAGTACTCGCATTTGTTTATATGTCCAGGAACAATCTGTTGAGATGCTCTTTGGTGGGATGTCCACTTCCCCTGTAGGACTCGACCATCGTTAGAAGAGACAATATGGTCTCAAAAATTAGTAGCACCTCACGAATCTTTCCGAGCAACTGACTTTGATCCGACACTTAACATCCTAGTTTGGATATcattgaaaaatagaaataaaaaaagcgaAAATCTAGAGAGATTGTGCGCCCTCTTTGTTACTTAGACTAGAAGTCGAATCATGCCTGGAGAAATTTTGGTTCATTCCATGATGAAAAGGACATTATAAAATGAAGGTTTGGTAACTGTTTTTTCCAACTAACACTTTGGCCGATTGAAAATAACACTCTGCCCAACCACTCGGTGGGTTGTTTTCAAGCAACTACTACTACCAGGGTCAAAAGAATAGTGCCTGGCATAATTCGATTACATGGGATTTTGGGATTGCTTGCTTTTGCACTCATCTCTTGCCTAAAAGAGCACCTCATCACATGGTCTGTCTCATAGCTTTCCATGTTGTCTTACTTGCCTTTGAAACATGTCTCAGTAGAGAGGAGGCCTTCGGCTTCTGGTGCAAAATCAGAGGTTCGCACCTTCGCTCATTGAGGTTTCTCATGTAAGAAGAGCTCATCCGCCAAAAGATTTGTTGCCAATTAGACGGATCGACTTTGCAATATGAAATAGTGAAATAGTGTCTCTTCTAAGCATACTTTGGTATTTTGGGTATATCCCAAGACATGAGGTTATGTCTTGTCATACGCAACATGCCTAGGAGTGAACATTATATCCGTCACAAACATATTTAATACGCACATTCGTTGTGACGGATTGGAACGCTGTGTGATTACCTCCTTTATCAGAACCATATTCTTTATCTACTGGGGAGTGAATTTATGCTTCGTGGTCGTGCGGATTAATGGTTTCGTCAATTTTGCAATCTCTAAAATCATtagttgttttttctttttctcaggtTAATGATCTCTAGATCACCCCTTTTCCCCACATGATCCATTGTAGGCGGAATGTGTTTCATCTTTGACATGAGCATTGCTAAGAAAGAAATTCCTAGAGACAAGTGActaggaagatgatgaaatatATGCTAGGAAGGAGGTCCTGCAATGAATTAGTTTGCAAAAGAAATtagagggaggaaaaaaaagagcccCCAATTTAAAATTCACTCCCACCAATAAACCCATTCTAAAGTTATCATGTGCAAACGCACAAGGAGAAATGGACAAAGCCACCAAACTTCAAAGACCAATTAATAACCCAAAGTTTGAACTTTTTGAACCGTAAGAGAGGGAGCAGCTCAGGTTTCTCTTTTGAACTCAAACGACAGGTATAACTAATTTTGACAATTGCTGGTACTTAACAAGGTATAGTTGTGTCAAGGAACCCTAGTTACGATTAAGCAACATATCTTTTGGAATTCAGATTAAGTTTCTCAGAAGAACGTCGACGGATTAGTTCTTGTTATACTTTTCTCGATGTCATGGTACTTAATATTGCCTTTTATTTACTTGACCTCagcggaaaaaataaaataaaataaaattctagcTGCCACAGTACCCATCCTGCCCCGCACGGGGCACGAGGAGGTGGCCGATGATCCCTGCTCTTGTCCAACTCCCTGAGTCCAAATTTTTGCCACATAAGAGATGTCGTGCCACGTTAATGATCGGAGACGGAAGTGAATTGATCAAATATTCAGTAAAAGTTAGAGAATCACCTTgcacacaaaaaaacaaaaaaaaacaaaaaagaccaAATCGGGAAATCGATAACTCAAAGTAAGAATATAAAAATAGTGAACGGAAGACAATCATGAACACGAGTTAGTTACATGATCCGTCGTGGTTAATGCGAGAAACAGAATCACTTGCAATTACAATCTCTTTTGCTTCGGTCTGGTTCGGTTTCATACCAtaatttcatttcctttttgttttattgtCCTTCAAATGGAAGTTATGCAATATGATCCAATTATTCTCTTTCGAAAATCAAAACAATCCAGCAGATGATATACTAAAGGAGTTGAGTAGACAACGGTGATAAAAATGGCAACCCAGAGTCACGCGCGTCGAGCGCGCGTGGTGCGAATCTGCTTTTGGGTAAAGAGAGACCTGAGGCGAAGGGAAGTCGGGAGGTTCGGAACCCCGGAGGTTCGGAATAGGCCCGGGGTCCAGCTCCGGCAGGGGAGAGGGACACCTGGGGCGGATGGAGTGtataaagaagagagagaagggcgcAACAgcgaaaaagaaaggcaaaagcTAGAATGGAAGAGGACTGTGACTCTCTGTATTCCTAACAAAGCAACCTCCCACGCTCTCtcactccttctccttctcctcctcctctctctctctagatcctCTTCAATCTCTGCTTGCCGAGACCGTCTTCATAGTGAATTCCGCCGAGAATGGTGGCTTGAGAGGTCCGCGATTCTGAAGCGACGACGACTCGGGGAGTTCAGCACGGTCCCTCGCCTTTTTGCCGGGTTGAATCTGTTTCTGTGTTTGGTGTACGGAACatggcggcggcggagggggCGCTCTCGTTCTCGGCGGCCTCGGTGGTGGAGGACGTGCTCCTCCAACAGCACGGCACGCGGCTCAGAGACGTCGATGTGGAGTCCAGAAGAGCTGAAGAAGCTGGTACGTGATTCACCTCTATGCTTTGCTAGTCAGCACCGAGTTCGTAACCTTCGGGATTCggcttgtgtgtgtgtgtgtggctcTGGTGATTTGGTGTTTGAATTCTCTGTTTGTTCTCGTTACTTGGATTCGTCGAGGTCCAATTTGAACATGATGTACCCGAGTTTTCTCTTTTCCTGCGAGGTTTCTGGCTCTAGATGAAATTTTCTGGCCGTGACTTTAGCTGCCGGAAAgaagaatttgaaaatgttgCAACCTTGTTTCATGGATGATGATGACAACTAAACTTTATGGCTTGACACATTGGGTGGTTTCTCACTATAACGATCAGATGTCTACCTTCTCTTGTGCGGTCTAGTTTCTCTCTCCGCGTAGCTCGTTTCTCAGATTCTGAGCTTGAGCCTCAGTATCTTTGCCTTCTTGCAAGGAAATTTCAATTTACTACCCTTTTTGTGTCAATGTTTCACTTCCTTGTCATTCCACGTGTTCGGTACGGCAATTgccattttttacaaaatatgaCAGCATTCGAAGTCGCAGTCTCTTGTTTGTGCGATCACCTGAATTTGCGGATCCATCATGGCCGAATGCAACTGGACTTTAGAACTCTCTGTCTCTGTTTACTTTGGCTGAAATCCTCTTGTTGGAGAGCTTAATTTGAGATCCTGATTAATTGTCTTTTGTAGCATCAAGAAGGAATGATGCAGCTGGTTGGCTGAGGAAGATGGTCGGAGTGGTTGCAGCCAGAGACTTACCTGCCGAGCCATCCGAAGAAGAGTTTAGGCTCGGGTTGAGAAGTGGTATTATCCTTTGCAATGTTCTCAATAAGATACAATCTGGGGCGGTACCAAAGGTCTGTTCTGTATTCTCGAATTCCTTCAGAATAGTTCTTTTTTTGCTAAAATTTCTATGGAATGGTTCATGCCATGCAAACTGAATAGACATTAAGCTTCCATGGTCAATGCCAATAAAATGCCTTGCATGAATTTTACTTTGTCTTCAGAGAAGAGTAGAAGGTTATAATAATGCTTTATTTTAACTGACATTAACATCCAACGCTGATCCATAGGTTGTGGAAAGTCCAAGTGATGCTGCTCTAATCCCTGATGGAGCTGCTTTGTCAGCAtttcaatattttgaaaatgtcaGGAACTTCCTTGTTGCTGTGCAGGAGATGGGCCTTCCCACTTTTGAAGCATCAGACCTGGAACAGGTACATTTGTTTGGATATATGTTTGGAGACTATCCTTATCACTGTTTGGGTCACGCCAGGAGGGCGGAGGGCCAATTTCCATGAATTAAGGATAAGGGGTTTTATTTCAACTTCAATCTTTGCAGGGAGGAAAGACTTCAAGGATTGTGAATTGTGTTTTGGCACTACAGTCATTTGCTGATTGGAAACAAACTGGCGGAAACGGAGTATGGAAATTTGGCGGCAATGTAAAGCCTACAATTTCATGTAAATCATTTGTTAGGAAAAATTCAGAACCATTCTCAAATTCCTTGTCAAGAACTTCTTCAATGAACGAGAAATCCTTGAATGCTCTAACTTCTGGTATTGACTCGAATAAAATGGTTGGTAAGCTTATCTCTTCTAAATTTAAGTTATTTCCTTCAGCTTCACTGATGACAAAAAACTTAAAACTGCTCTCCTTTATTTAGGCCAACTCCGGTTCATTGAGCATGCTTGTTCGCGCAATTCTTCTGGATAAAAAACCTGAAGAAATTCCGGCGGTAAATGTCTGCTCTCGTCGGTGtcatttgttttaattttttggagctctttaaaaaaattgtaagacaTGTGGAGTGGTCTTCAATTCACTATGTATACAAGTATTTTTATCCTATGTTTGCATGATGGAACACTCTTTACTTGGGTATGGTAGCCCAGGTTTGTAACTTCTTAAGTTACCATTACAGGGATGACACCCCTTGCTACCTTTTCCTATAAcccttttgactttttgcaTTTGCACAATATTCATTTTATCTTGATGTCGTGAAAGCTGGTTGTAGTGCTACACTTATCAGTTGGAACACTGTCTGAGGATCCAAAAATGCTAGTGAATTACAAGATTACACTACAACTGTACTACTGACTTCACCTTCTTGATGGAAACCAGCAGTGACTTCCACTTCTGCTACTCCTACTAGACGAAGCTCTATAGAGTTGACTCTTCAATCTGTTTCAATCTCCTGCTACATAATTGGTAGATGACTGCAAGCTGCATGCACTAGATAGTCCTATACTGACCTAGTTCCTTTTAGAAAATGTGGAAGAAGGAAACTTCTTCAAGATGGGTCTCTATATGCATTTCTGTTGCTTTGCATCATTAGTTTCTAAGTTTCTACAGTATCTATTTTAAGTGACATGGCTGGAATTTACTTTTGATCTTCTCTCTGATGGCAGTTGGTGGAATCTGTCCTAAGTAAGGTGGTTGAGGAGTTCGAACACCGTATCAATAACCAATTTGAGCTGGTATGTCATTTTGATGTTCATAAGTTTAGCTGATTTTGACTCTTAAACAAGAATTTCACTAcatattcattttcttaaaacaaCGAAGTGATTTTCTGTTTCAGTTAAAATTTAGAGTTTCGATAAACTTAGTTTTCTTTCCTTGGAGCTAAAGCGTCCAGTGGAAAGTTCTTGTTGAGCAGCTatgtatttcaattttcttttaatactCTGACTAAGGTTCCTCATTCAGTGATCATTTAATAATTCTATTACTTTTCTGATTTCCCTGTAGAAGAAAAGCACCACAAACGATGTTGCTGTTTCTTTTGGAAACAAGACTCTGGTGAAATCTACTACCAGTGAAAAGGTATTGCTTTCTCATCGCTTGAAACAGATTGCTGAAGGCTAGCATGAGGCAGTTTCAGCAAGCGAGTATCTCTTTCCTTGAATTATCATATCATTATGGAAAGTGTTTGTGCACtgaagttttattttattttatttttgaatgtCTTAGCCTGAAGACAAGAATATGATGTTAAAACAGCAACAGATTTTttatcaacaacaaaaagatgTTCAGGTTTGAGTTTTGTTATTTAAATGCATTTTAACTGCTCAATTAGTTGTTTTGCATTATGTCAACTTACTTTTGTCTCTGCGATTTTAGGAATTAAAGCAAGCTCTCTGTACAACAAAAGCTGGCATGCAGTTCATGCAAATGAAAGTCCAAGAAGAGTTCAGCAGCCTCAGTACAGTCTCTATTCCTTATCTTGCCAGACTCCTATCAGCATTTTGCACTTAAAGATATCAGCATTTCGCACTTAAAGATATCAGCATTTCCCACTTATAAAGATACTTCTAGACAGGATCTTTTGTCTGTTTTGACGTTTGAGCTTTCTCGACAGGTTTACATATATATGGCCTTGCCAATGCTGCATCTGGCTATCATAAAGTTCTTGAGGAAAACCGCAAGCTTTACAACCAAGTGATGGATCTCAAAGGTAAGATTTCCAGATTCCCCACCTATTAAGCTTATCCTCGATATTCCCCAAGATAATTAATGAATCATACAGTAATTGGTTTATTGTTTATGTTACTAGGGAATATCAGAGTTTATTGCAGAGTGAGACCCTTCATGCCGGGACAATCAGATTTATTGAGCACTGTCGAGAATATCGAGGACGGGATTATCAGCATCACCACCCCATCTAAACATGGAAAAGGGCGTAGATCATTCAACTTCAACAAAGTCTTTGGGCCATCAGCAACCCAAGGtggtaaaaaattattgtttttttttttttttttttgcattatgtATGTATACAGCATATATGCCAGACTGACCATGTTTTAATTTCTCCAGCGGAAGTATTTTCTGATACCCAGCCATTGATCCGGTCAGTTCTTGATGGATACAATGTATGCATATTTGCATATGGCCAGACTGGATCTGGAAAGACCTACACCATGGTAAGAAGTTGTAAAATACACTTTCAAGTTTTCTGGCTTTGTAAGTCGACCTTCCTGCTGTCTGTTTGTAATATCTGCTAACTTTGTGACTTCTGCTtctcttttttgccttttcagaCGGGTCCTAGACAGCTTACGGAGCAAAATCAAGGTGTAAATTATAGGGCCTTGAGTGATTTGTTTTTCCTTGCAGAACAAAGAAAGGATATATTCGTCTATGATGTTTCTGTTCAAATGATCGAGATCTATAATGAGCAAGTGCGGGACCTTCTCGTTTCCGATGGATCAAATAGGAGATATCCTTCATACAAAATTTGTTGTGCTTCATAGAaggcttttaattttgtcatcagTTCCGACAGTTCTAAATTCTGATGAGTGATATTAAGATTAAAAGCTAATTAGACTTGCTTAGTAAACCCGATATTTCCAGCTAATTAGACTTGCTTAGTAAATCTGATATTTCCATTTTATTGAAGCCTTTTCAAAATATATCTGGTGTTCCAATATTGTCAGCTGATGTACACTTCAATATAGCATCTCTCTAACCAGATTGCTCTTAAGTTTTCCTTAGCTATGAAAACATTAGAAATACGAAATAGTTCCCAAACTGGACTCAGTGTACCGGATGCAAGCCTTGTCCCTGTTTCATCAacatttgatgtaattgataTCATGAACCTTGGGCATAGAAATCGTGCAGTGGGAGCTACAGCCCTGAATGATCGGAGTAGTCGTTCTCATAGgtgagatctgtttcactaatgCATATCTTATAGGGCATCCCAGAAGACtcacaatttcttcttttaatttgcAGTTGCTTGACTGTACATGTTCAAGGACGAGATCTGACTTCTGGAACCATTCTTCGTGGATGTATGCATCTGGTTGATTTGGCAGGAAGTGAGAGAGTAGACAAATCTGAAGTGACAGGAGAACGGCTAAAAGAGGCACAACACATTAACAAGTCCCTTTCAGCCCTTGGAGATGTGATTTCCTCTCTTGCCCACAAAAACCCTCATGTCCCTTACAGAAATAGCAAGCTCACCCAGCTGCTTCAAGACTCACTCGGTAAACTAGAGCTGACAGTTTTTTCCCCTCACCATTCTTCATATATAAAGGagcttgaataaaaaataatgcttCCGAAAGTTATCATGTACTTTGTACTCAATGGTTCTCAAATCTAAATTGAAGAGGTTCTAGTCAAGTTTAATGGAGGAACATTCTTTCTTCAGGAGGGCAGGCAAAGACGTTAATGTTTGTTCACATAAGCCCTGAGCCTGATGCTTTGGGAGAAACAATAAGCACACTTAAGTTTGCTGAGCGAGTTGCAACAGTAGAATTAGGTGCTGCCCGGGTAAACAAAGATAGTGCAGATGTGAAAGACCTCAAGGAACAGGTTGAAATATCTAATCCTCATCCAGTCATCACTTTTCTCGTTATGTCTTTTGGACTTTCAGTGTGGTAATAAACTACAATCATTCAACAGATAGCCAGTCTCAAGGCAGCATTAGCTAGGAAGGAGGAAGAACCAAAGCACATGCCACACCCTGTTTCTGGAAGCTCAGAACGACAGAGAAGGAAAGCAGCAGAATTATCCCCTTTTCATTCTAATCTACAGCATGCAGATGCAATAAGGGATCAAAATAGCTGCCGAAGACCAATGGGAGATGTTGGCAATCTTGAGGTAAACCTGTTTCCCTTATCATTGTTGGATGGGAAGCATAAATTATCTTGTCTCAATATACTTTCTGTAGTAGTACTCATTCCAATAGAAATTAGGCTTAATTCCCAAAAAAACAGCAACTTTTAGGTCCAATGCCAATACTGCcgcaaactttttttgtcttgaaaaaaaaacttcattatAGTCCCAAATCTGCCCAGCTTCCAATAATTGCCATTAGTTTCCTCAAAACTATGAACATCTGGGCCAGTCAGAGGTTTATTATCGGAATCACGTTTTCATCAACACGTTCACTTTCATATAGACAACAACAGCCACctaatgttgataattttgaagaaactaatGGTGACTTTTGGACGCGGGGCAGATTTGGGAGTAAGatgaaagttgatttttctttttttaagacaaaaaaaagtttggtaCAGAATGGGGATTGAACATAAAAATTGAAGTTCTGCTATTTAGTTAGAATTCATAATGTTTGATGGAACAAATGTTACTTTTTTTGCATACCACGGGAGTTATTTCTGAGTAAGATTGATTAGCATCAGCTGTctgtgtgggtgtgtgtgtgtgtgtgtgcatgtATGAACGTGTATTTGCATGCGAGTGCTTTCTGTAAGCCAGGAGCTGAGACCGACATTTGGGTCCTGCAGGTGTTCACAAACTCTGCACTGAAGCACAAGAAACCGAGCTTTGACCTGGACGAACTGTTAGCTAATTCACCTCCTTGGCCTCCGGTTCCAGTCCAAAGTTACAgggatgaagaaaaagaagtggGCTCAGGTGAGTGGGTAGACAAAGTCATGGTGAACAAGGAAGATGGTAGCCAAGTTGAGAACACCCTTGGGTGTTGGAGTACAAACAATGGGCACCTAACCGATGGGTTCTGCCAGAAATATCTCCAGGACAGCTCCAAAAATTTTCCCGAGCAAACTTACAGCATGTTCATGGGTAGTAACGGTTTCGATCACACAAATACAGATGATGTGGATGAGCTTGATGCTGCCACCAGTGATTCTTCAGAACCAGATTTGCTCTGGCAATTCAATCACGCCAAATTGAATGGCATCACTAATGGGATTGCATCGAAGGCTAATAGATCCACTTCCAAACCCCGAAAGAACCCAGATATCAGGTACGGTCCATGAATTGTGATTTCTTTGCTTGCGTACTATAGGAACAATCAATGTGCTGTGTTGTTGTGTCTTTGTTAAATAATATAGGAACACATTTCAGAAAATATATACGCCAGATTCAGTATGTGTAGTACCCAGAAAATGAATCTTAGCCCAAAGTAGTCCACAAAATAGGCCTTGCAGCTAGGAGAGTTGGCCTGATATGGCCGTAAGTAATTCTAAGCATCGGTGGAATGCACAGATTCAACGCAAAAAAGTAGATGTCTTTCATTTTGATACTCATTAGCCAATGAGCTACTTCCATCTAAAAGGGTTTACCTTGGCCGGTCCAGCAGGAACTTAAGTTCTAGTGTGGGCCCTTCTCCGTCTCGGAAGTCATCAAATGGGGTCGGTCTTCCTCTGCATCAGAATGGAAAGCAGCAACCTGC contains:
- the LOC115750187 gene encoding kinesin-like protein KIN-14I isoform X3; translation: MAAAEGALSFSAASVVEDVLLQQHGTRLRDVDVESRRAEEAASRRNDAAGWLRKMVGVVAARDLPAEPSEEEFRLGLRSGIILCNVLNKIQSGAVPKVVESPSDAALIPDGAALSAFQYFENVRNFLVAVQEMGLPTFEASDLEQGGKTSRIVNCVLALQSFADWKQTGGNGVWKFGGNVKPTISCKSFVRKNSEPFSNSLSRTSSMNEKSLNALTSGIDSNKMANSGSLSMLVRAILLDKKPEEIPALVESVLSKVVEEFEHRINNQFELKKSTTNDVAVSFGNKTLVKSTTSEKPEDKNMMLKQQQIFYQQQKDVQELKQALCTTKAGMQFMQMKVQEEFSSLSLHIYGLANAASGYHKVLEENRKLYNQVMDLKGNIRVYCRVRPFMPGQSDLLSTVENIEDGIISITTPSKHGKGRRSFNFNKVFGPSATQAEVFSDTQPLIRSVLDGYNVCIFAYGQTGSGKTYTMTGPRQLTEQNQGVNYRALSDLFFLAEQRKDIFVYDVSVQMIEIYNEQVRDLLVSDGSNRRLEIRNSSQTGLSVPDASLVPVSSTFDVIDIMNLGHRNRAVGATALNDRSSRSHSCLTVHVQGRDLTSGTILRGCMHLVDLAGSERVDKSEVTGERLKEAQHINKSLSALGDVISSLAHKNPHVPYRNSKLTQLLQDSLGGQAKTLMFVHISPEPDALGETISTLKFAERVATVELGAARVNKDSADVKDLKEQIASLKAALARKEEEPKHMPHPVSGSSERQRRKAAELSPFHSNLQHADAIRDQNSCRRPMGDVGNLEVFTNSALKHKKPSFDLDELLANSPPWPPVPVQSYRDEEKEVGSGEWVDKVMVNKEDGSQVENTLGCWSTNNGHLTDGFCQKYLQDSSKNFPEQTYSMFMGSNGFDHTNTDDVDELDAATSDSSEPDLLWQFNHAKLNGITNGIASKANRSTSKPRKNPDISRNLSSSVGPSPSRKSSNGVGLPLHQNGKQQPAIDGKRKPGNRK
- the LOC115750187 gene encoding kinesin-like protein KIN-14I isoform X1; amino-acid sequence: MAAAEGALSFSAASVVEDVLLQQHGTRLRDVDVESRRAEEAASRRNDAAGWLRKMVGVVAARDLPAEPSEEEFRLGLRSGIILCNVLNKIQSGAVPKVVESPSDAALIPDGAALSAFQYFENVRNFLVAVQEMGLPTFEASDLEQGGKTSRIVNCVLALQSFADWKQTGGNGVWKFGGNVKPTISCKSFVRKNSEPFSNSLSRTSSMNEKSLNALTSGIDSNKMANSGSLSMLVRAILLDKKPEEIPALVESVLSKVVEEFEHRINNQFELKKSTTNDVAVSFGNKTLVKSTTSEKPEDKNMMLKQQQIFYQQQKDVQELKQALCTTKAGMQFMQMKVQEEFSSLSLHIYGLANAASGYHKVLEENRKLYNQVMDLKGNIRVYCRVRPFMPGQSDLLSTVENIEDGIISITTPSKHGKGRRSFNFNKVFGPSATQAEVFSDTQPLIRSVLDGYNVCIFAYGQTGSGKTYTMTGPRQLTEQNQGVNYRALSDLFFLAEQRKDIFVYDVSVQMIEIYNEQVRDLLVSDGSNRRLEIRNSSQTGLSVPDASLVPVSSTFDVIDIMNLGHRNRAVGATALNDRSSRSHSCLTVHVQGRDLTSGTILRGCMHLVDLAGSERVDKSEVTGERLKEAQHINKSLSALGDVISSLAHKNPHVPYRNSKLTQLLQDSLGGQAKTLMFVHISPEPDALGETISTLKFAERVATVELGAARVNKDSADVKDLKEQIASLKAALARKEEEPKHMPHPVSGSSERQRRKAAELSPFHSNLQHADAIRDQNSCRRPMGDVGNLEVFTNSALKHKKPSFDLDELLANSPPWPPVPVQSYRDEEKEVGSGEWVDKVMVNKEDGSQVENTLGCWSTNNGHLTDGFCQKYLQDSSKNFPEQTYSMFMGSNGFDHTNTDDVDELDAATSDSSEPDLLWQFNHAKLNGITNGIASKANRSTSKPRKNPDIRVYLGRSSRNLSSSVGPSPSRKSSNGVGLPLHQNGKQQPAIDGKRKPGNRK